In Chloracidobacterium sp., the following proteins share a genomic window:
- a CDS encoding DUF4087 domain-containing protein, protein MISIVIAMLAPMPLVVAAEAAAVTRCGWFVNPTPANAWLIDAAGEWTVSVQGGHQADGNWPEFSNSRWVETNGSYGYGCACMKVSTDRNRRVQRIYSAYSRPLSACRSDRAIRNREPNG, encoded by the coding sequence ATGATCTCGATCGTAATCGCGATGCTTGCACCGATGCCTCTCGTTGTGGCCGCCGAAGCCGCCGCCGTTACCAGATGCGGTTGGTTTGTTAATCCCACGCCTGCTAATGCCTGGCTTATCGACGCCGCCGGTGAATGGACCGTCAGCGTGCAGGGCGGACACCAGGCCGACGGCAACTGGCCTGAATTCTCCAATTCAAGATGGGTCGAGACGAACGGCAGCTATGGCTACGGCTGCGCTTGCATGAAGGTATCAACGGACCGGAACAGGCGGGTCCAACGGATATATTCGGCCTATTCGCGTCCGCTCTCTGCCTGTCGTAGCGACCGAGCTATTCGCAATCGAGAGCCTAACGGTTAA
- the thrS gene encoding threonine--tRNA ligase translates to MSELNIKFGDQHRAISAPATVIDAIKAFDRDVLKKSLAAKVNGEEVDLSKELTGTDEVLSIEPITVDSNEGLEVIRHSTAHLLAAAILELFPGTKLGVGPALMEDPRYGFYYDVIAPRNLTEDDLPVIEKKMREMAKRDLKYRRDTISKAEILEMFKGRDEPLKCELIDEKVDRRASVYYIDGSPFIDFCLGPHVQHTGKLKAFKLLALSGAYWKGDAEREQMQRIYGTAFATQAELDAWFVHREEAEKRDHRKLGRELDLFSIDDNYGQGLILWHPKGGIIRNEMERLLREELERRGYSFVFTPHIAKRQLWLTSGHEDNYEDGMFAPTRIEDEEYRLKPMNCPFHIGIYKSSPRSYRDLPQRYSEMGTVYRAELSGTLHGLMRVRGFSVDDAHLFVRPDQVHAEVSDCLDFAIKVFETYGFDKVRFELSVRGGADNKGYLGADEDWAAAEDQLASALKERKIPYERIEGEAAFYGPKIDIKIEDAIGRIWQLGTIQLDFNLPERFELEYTGDDNHKHRPYMIHRALFGSIERFFGVLIEHFAGAFPLWLAPVQVAVLPITDRINEYAQDIEAKLKAEGFRVETDIKADKIGAKIRNAQLQKVPYMLVLGDQELENGTVAVRDRKQGDLGTMSLSEFLEKIATERNGRVL, encoded by the coding sequence ATGAGCGAACTAAATATCAAATTTGGCGATCAGCATAGGGCGATATCTGCGCCGGCGACCGTGATCGATGCCATCAAGGCGTTTGACCGCGACGTGCTGAAAAAGTCTCTTGCCGCAAAGGTCAACGGTGAGGAAGTCGATCTGTCTAAAGAGCTTACAGGGACGGATGAGGTGCTCTCGATCGAGCCGATCACCGTTGATTCGAACGAAGGCCTTGAGGTCATCCGCCATTCGACCGCCCATCTGCTCGCGGCTGCGATCCTCGAACTGTTCCCCGGAACAAAGCTTGGCGTTGGCCCCGCGTTGATGGAGGATCCTAGATATGGCTTCTACTACGACGTCATCGCCCCGCGCAATCTGACCGAGGACGACCTTCCCGTCATCGAGAAAAAGATGCGTGAGATGGCGAAGCGGGATCTCAAATACCGGCGCGACACGATCAGTAAGGCCGAGATCCTCGAAATGTTCAAAGGCCGCGACGAACCGCTCAAGTGTGAGCTCATCGACGAAAAGGTCGACCGCAGAGCAAGTGTCTATTACATTGACGGCTCGCCATTCATCGATTTCTGTCTCGGCCCGCATGTGCAGCACACAGGCAAGCTGAAGGCGTTCAAGCTGCTTGCCTTGTCCGGAGCGTATTGGAAGGGAGATGCCGAACGGGAGCAGATGCAGCGGATCTACGGGACGGCGTTTGCAACTCAGGCCGAACTCGACGCCTGGTTCGTCCATCGTGAGGAAGCGGAGAAACGCGATCACCGCAAACTTGGCCGCGAACTCGACCTCTTCTCCATCGACGACAACTACGGCCAGGGGCTTATCCTTTGGCATCCGAAGGGCGGCATCATCCGCAACGAGATGGAACGCCTCCTCAGGGAAGAGCTAGAGCGCCGCGGTTACAGCTTTGTCTTTACTCCGCACATAGCGAAGCGGCAGCTCTGGCTCACCAGTGGCCACGAAGACAACTACGAGGACGGAATGTTCGCCCCCACAAGGATCGAGGACGAGGAATATCGCCTCAAGCCGATGAACTGCCCGTTCCACATCGGTATATATAAGTCGAGCCCTCGTTCATATCGCGATCTGCCGCAGAGATACTCCGAGATGGGCACCGTCTATCGTGCCGAGCTATCAGGAACGCTCCACGGCCTGATGCGCGTGCGCGGCTTCTCAGTCGATGACGCCCATCTTTTCGTCCGGCCGGATCAGGTCCATGCCGAAGTCTCTGACTGCCTCGATTTTGCGATCAAGGTCTTTGAGACCTACGGTTTTGACAAGGTCAGGTTCGAGCTTTCTGTTCGCGGCGGTGCTGATAACAAGGGCTATCTGGGCGCCGACGAAGACTGGGCCGCGGCTGAGGATCAGCTCGCCAGTGCTCTTAAGGAACGAAAGATACCCTACGAGCGGATCGAAGGAGAGGCTGCGTTCTACGGCCCTAAGATCGATATAAAGATCGAGGATGCGATCGGACGTATCTGGCAATTGGGAACGATCCAGCTCGATTTCAATCTGCCCGAACGGTTTGAGCTTGAATACACCGGCGACGATAATCATAAGCACCGTCCGTATATGATCCATCGGGCGTTGTTTGGGTCGATCGAGCGGTTCTTTGGTGTCTTGATCGAGCATTTCGCCGGAGCATTCCCTCTGTGGCTCGCTCCGGTCCAAGTCGCGGTCTTGCCGATAACCGACCGGATAAATGAGTACGCTCAAGACATTGAGGCCAAGCTAAAGGCTGAGGGCTTCCGCGTCGAAACGGATATCAAGGCTGATAAGATCGGTGCGAAGATCCGGAACGCGCAATTGCAAAAGGTCCCGTATATGCTGGTCCTTGGCGATCAGGAACTGGAGAACGGAACTGTTGCCGTCCGGGACAGGAAACAGGGCGACCTCGGCACGATGTCGCTATCGGAGTTTTTGGAGAAGATCGCGACCGAAAGGAACGGCCGCGTTCTTTAG
- a CDS encoding translation initiation factor IF-3: MHRTNERIRVPSVRVVLEEGGTLGIMDTRDAIAEARGRGLDLVEIAPKAQPPVCKIIDYGKFLYEQKKRAHEAKKKQVTVQVKEIKFRPGTDDHDYKYRMEHARQWLEEGDKVRAAIAFRGREMSHRELGAKILARLTEELADLADVEVAPKMEGYQMFTILAPRKTKVAGAKHASPAPDKDAEPTKERSAAKKNVEKAKPEAKDDDEIF; the protein is encoded by the coding sequence CTGCATAGGACCAACGAACGCATAAGGGTGCCGTCGGTGCGCGTCGTGCTCGAAGAGGGCGGAACGCTCGGCATCATGGACACCCGTGATGCTATCGCAGAGGCCCGAGGACGCGGCCTTGACCTTGTAGAGATCGCACCAAAGGCCCAACCGCCCGTATGCAAGATCATTGATTATGGCAAGTTCTTGTATGAGCAGAAAAAGCGGGCACATGAGGCCAAGAAGAAGCAGGTCACCGTCCAGGTAAAGGAGATCAAGTTTCGTCCGGGCACGGATGACCACGATTACAAATACCGAATGGAGCACGCCCGGCAGTGGCTCGAAGAAGGCGATAAGGTGAGGGCGGCGATCGCCTTCCGCGGCCGCGAGATGTCTCACCGAGAGTTGGGGGCAAAGATCCTTGCAAGATTGACCGAGGAACTTGCCGACCTCGCGGACGTCGAGGTCGCTCCGAAAATGGAGGGGTATCAGATGTTTACGATCCTTGCCCCGAGAAAGACCAAAGTCGCAGGGGCAAAGCATGCATCACCGGCTCCGGACAAGGATGCCGAACCGACAAAGGAGAGGTCGGCTGCCAAGAAGAACGTCGAAAAGGCAAAGCCTGAGGCTAAGGATGATGACGAGATATTCTAA
- the rpmI gene encoding 50S ribosomal protein L35 — translation MPKLKTHKGAAKRFRSTASGKFKRGHSHARHILTKKTNKRKRNLDIDVMVSEGDQKRVEKMLPYGRD, via the coding sequence ATGCCAAAACTAAAGACACATAAGGGTGCGGCGAAGCGGTTTCGCTCGACAGCATCGGGTAAATTCAAACGCGGACACAGCCACGCACGCCACATTCTGACCAAGAAGACGAATAAGCGTAAGCGCAATCTCGACATCGACGTAATGGTGTCAGAAGGCGATCAGAAGCGTGTCGAGAAAATGCTGCCGTACGGCCGCGACTAG
- the rplT gene encoding 50S ribosomal protein L20 → MPRAKRGNKRTEKRRKILSLAKGYRGTKSKLYRSAKESVERALNFAYSGRKLKKRDFRKLWIVRINAACRLNDMKYSQFIHGLSLAGIELDRKVLADMAVKQPEAFAAVAMQAKNALSKPQAAA, encoded by the coding sequence ATGCCAAGAGCAAAACGTGGTAACAAGCGCACCGAGAAGCGCAGGAAAATATTGAGCCTTGCCAAAGGCTATCGTGGAACCAAGTCGAAGCTGTATCGCTCGGCCAAGGAATCGGTCGAGCGCGCACTTAACTTCGCCTATTCGGGCCGGAAGCTGAAGAAACGCGACTTTCGGAAGCTGTGGATCGTCCGCATTAACGCGGCTTGCCGCTTGAATGATATGAAGTATTCCCAGTTCATTCACGGCCTCAGCCTCGCCGGCATCGAGCTTGACCGAAAAGTGCTCGCCGATATGGCCGTCAAACAGCCGGAGGCATTCGCCGCGGTCGCAATGCAGGCGAAGAATGCACTGAGCAAGCCGCAGGCCGCTGCTTAG
- a CDS encoding glycine C-acetyltransferase, producing the protein MYGMVKGHLEATLVEIQQAGLFKNERVIESPQEARISVGGREVLNMCANNYLGLSDHPDIVAAAHKGLDEWGFGLSSVRFICGTQTIHKELERKISEFLGTEDTILYTSCFDANGGLFETILSDEDAIISDELNHASVIDGIRLSKAQRFRYKNCDMGDLEAKLVETSSARFKMIATDGVFSMDGYIAPLSEICGLAEKYEAMVMVDDSHAVGFMGATGRGTHEHCDVMGRVDVITGTLGKALGGASGGYTSGRKAIIDLLRQRSRPYLFSNSVAPPIVTAAIAAIDMLSASTALRDKLMENTRYFREKIAAVGLDVLPGEHPIVPIMFGEATPAVRMAERLLEKGVYVIPFSFPVVPKGKARIRTQVSAAHSREDLDLAIEKFAEAKQELGIEKGASA; encoded by the coding sequence ATGTACGGCATGGTAAAGGGACATCTTGAGGCGACGCTCGTTGAGATTCAGCAGGCGGGCTTGTTTAAGAATGAGCGTGTTATCGAGAGCCCGCAAGAGGCTCGGATCAGCGTTGGCGGCCGCGAGGTGCTGAATATGTGCGCCAATAACTATCTTGGGCTGTCGGATCATCCGGATATTGTCGCGGCCGCGCACAAAGGGCTCGACGAATGGGGCTTTGGCCTGTCATCGGTGAGGTTTATCTGTGGGACGCAGACGATCCATAAGGAACTGGAGCGTAAGATCAGCGAGTTTCTCGGCACCGAAGACACGATACTTTACACATCCTGTTTCGATGCAAATGGCGGATTGTTCGAAACGATCTTGAGCGACGAAGACGCGATCATTTCTGACGAGCTCAACCATGCCAGCGTGATCGACGGTATTCGACTGAGCAAGGCTCAGCGGTTCAGATACAAGAACTGCGACATGGGCGATCTTGAAGCAAAGCTGGTCGAAACGTCGTCCGCTCGATTCAAGATGATCGCGACCGACGGTGTTTTTTCTATGGACGGCTATATCGCACCATTATCCGAGATTTGTGGCCTCGCCGAGAAGTATGAGGCGATGGTGATGGTTGATGATTCGCACGCGGTCGGGTTTATGGGGGCGACGGGACGCGGCACTCACGAACATTGCGATGTAATGGGCCGCGTTGATGTCATCACGGGCACACTCGGCAAGGCCCTCGGCGGCGCCAGCGGAGGCTATACGAGTGGACGAAAAGCGATCATCGACCTGCTGCGACAGCGCTCGCGGCCATACCTGTTCTCAAACTCGGTCGCCCCGCCGATCGTGACCGCCGCCATTGCAGCAATTGATATGTTGTCGGCATCGACAGCGTTGCGCGACAAGCTGATGGAGAATACGCGCTACTTTCGCGAAAAGATCGCCGCCGTCGGCCTCGATGTTCTTCCCGGTGAGCATCCGATCGTGCCGATAATGTTCGGCGAGGCGACACCAGCAGTAAGAATGGCGGAAAGGCTGCTGGAAAAAGGCGTTTACGTTATTCCGTTCTCATTTCCGGTCGTCCCGAAAGGGAAGGCGAGGATAAGAACACAGGTCTCGGCCGCCCATTCGCGAGAGGACCTCGATCTTGCTATCGAGAAGTTTGCGGAAGCGAAGCAGGAACTAGGAATAGAAAAAGGCGCGTCCGCTTAG
- the tdh gene encoding L-threonine 3-dehydrogenase: MKALVKSKAEPGLWLDDVPEPSITINDVLIRIKRTGICGTDVHIWNWDKWAQSTIKVPTILGHELVGEIVEVGSNVNDFAVGDIVSVEGHLVCGRCRNCMAGRRFKCAHTLGFGVNTDGGFAEYIAVPMTNIWKHKRGVDLDVAAIFDPFGNAVHTALAFEVFGEDVLITGAGPIGIMAAAVARHAGARNIVITDVNPHRLELAKKFDVTLAVDVRERSIEDVQQELGMKEGFDVGMEMSGNPQAFRDMLANMTHGGNVAFLGIPSEEFSINWKTVIFNMLTIKGIYGREMYETWYQMSVLLEGGLEISPVITHRFSYKDFAEGFEVMREGNSGKVILDWSEI, encoded by the coding sequence ATGAAAGCACTGGTAAAGAGTAAGGCCGAGCCGGGACTGTGGCTTGACGACGTTCCGGAACCGTCGATCACGATCAACGACGTGCTGATCCGCATCAAGCGAACGGGCATCTGCGGCACTGACGTCCACATCTGGAACTGGGACAAATGGGCACAGAGTACGATCAAGGTGCCGACGATCCTCGGCCACGAGCTTGTCGGCGAGATCGTGGAGGTCGGTTCGAATGTTAACGATTTTGCGGTCGGGGACATCGTCAGCGTCGAAGGTCACCTAGTGTGTGGCCGCTGCCGAAACTGCATGGCCGGACGGCGTTTCAAGTGCGCTCATACGCTCGGATTTGGCGTAAACACGGACGGTGGTTTTGCCGAATACATCGCCGTCCCAATGACGAACATCTGGAAGCACAAGCGGGGCGTCGATCTTGATGTTGCGGCGATATTCGACCCGTTCGGGAATGCCGTTCACACGGCCCTTGCCTTTGAGGTATTCGGCGAGGACGTGCTGATCACCGGTGCCGGCCCGATAGGCATCATGGCCGCGGCCGTTGCGAGGCACGCCGGCGCACGGAATATCGTGATCACGGATGTTAATCCGCATCGTCTGGAGCTTGCGAAGAAATTTGATGTCACACTCGCGGTGGACGTTCGCGAAAGGTCGATCGAGGACGTGCAGCAAGAACTTGGCATGAAAGAAGGCTTTGATGTGGGGATGGAGATGTCGGGCAATCCGCAGGCATTTCGCGATATGCTGGCAAATATGACGCACGGAGGGAATGTGGCATTTCTCGGTATTCCGTCAGAGGAATTCTCGATCAACTGGAAGACCGTCATCTTTAATATGCTGACTATCAAAGGCATCTATGGCCGCGAAATGTATGAGACGTGGTACCAGATGAGCGTGCTGCTCGAAGGCGGCCTCGAGATTTCGCCGGTGATCACGCATCGGTTCTCGTATAAGGATTTTGCAGAGGGATTTGAAGTGATGCGGGAAGGGAATTCGGGCAAGGTGATACTTGATTGGAGCGAGATATAG
- the pheS gene encoding phenylalanine--tRNA ligase subunit alpha, which translates to MNELSPLTSLAPDALGIADAEARLREVNDVKVRLTGKKSELAGLKKAIGQVEPEHRAEFAQAVQSLERNATDAIDAAESSLSAHIAKLRIERERLDVTIPGRRPRTGHLHPITILRQRIEDIFVSMGYAIEDDREIETDYYNFDALNIPENHPARESQDTFYTTEGFALRSQTSTVQIRAMERRGVPIRILAPGKVYRRDTPDMTHTPMFHQLEGLCVDKGITMAHLKGTVTEWLRRLFGPDTRTRFRPSYFPFTEPSAEFDFSCFVCHGSGKVGDDRCRPCKGSGWIELGGSGMVHPNVLRACGVDPTVYSGFAFGFGLERMAAMMFNIDDIRHLFENDVRFLEQFR; encoded by the coding sequence ATGAATGAGCTGAGCCCTCTAACTTCCCTAGCGCCTGATGCCCTGGGCATCGCGGACGCCGAGGCTCGGCTCCGCGAGGTCAATGACGTAAAGGTGCGGCTCACCGGCAAAAAGTCGGAACTTGCCGGCCTGAAGAAGGCGATCGGACAAGTAGAACCCGAACACCGGGCCGAATTTGCGCAGGCCGTTCAGTCGCTTGAACGTAACGCGACCGACGCTATCGATGCCGCCGAGTCGTCACTTTCAGCGCACATCGCAAAGCTGCGGATCGAACGTGAACGGCTCGACGTAACGATCCCCGGCCGACGGCCGCGAACGGGCCATCTGCATCCGATCACGATACTGCGGCAGCGGATCGAGGATATTTTTGTATCGATGGGCTACGCGATCGAGGACGACCGTGAGATAGAGACGGACTATTACAACTTTGACGCGTTGAATATTCCCGAAAATCACCCTGCGCGCGAATCGCAGGACACCTTCTACACGACCGAAGGCTTTGCTCTCAGGTCACAAACATCGACCGTTCAAATTCGAGCGATGGAACGCCGCGGCGTACCGATACGCATCCTCGCCCCCGGCAAGGTCTATCGCCGCGACACGCCCGATATGACGCACACGCCGATGTTTCATCAGCTTGAGGGCCTCTGCGTCGATAAAGGCATCACGATGGCTCATCTCAAGGGAACAGTTACCGAATGGTTGCGACGCCTCTTCGGCCCCGACACGCGAACACGCTTCCGTCCGTCGTACTTCCCCTTCACTGAACCATCGGCCGAATTCGATTTCTCGTGTTTCGTCTGCCACGGTTCGGGCAAGGTTGGTGACGACCGATGTCGCCCCTGCAAAGGCTCCGGGTGGATCGAACTGGGCGGCAGCGGCATGGTCCATCCAAACGTCCTGCGAGCATGCGGCGTTGATCCAACGGTTTACAGCGGCTTTGCCTTCGGCTTTGGTTTGGAGCGCATGGCCGCGATGATGTTCAACATCGACGACATCCGCCATTTATTCGAGAACGACGTGCGGTTTTTGGAGCAGTTCAGATGA
- a CDS encoding phenylalanine--tRNA ligase subunit beta, which yields MNISYDWLKDLIELDLTAEQAAAELTRVGLAVEGIHPHGDDLVLDIDLTSNRPDCLSHIGVARELGVSTGKPLKLSDSSQDIPVPAVLAESLVKIEDPDLCNRFTARIIRNVKVGPSPQWLVDRLEAIGERPINNIADITNYVMHELGQPMHAFDLDKLAENRIVVRRAGTGETITTLDEADRTLDTRMLCICDAEKPAAIGGIMGGLASSITESTVNVILEVAYFNRANIRSTSRRLNLATEASYRFERGVDINNLIRASNRAAQLIVDLAGGELTEFVDVFPTQWTANEVISTDISAATARLTGMNVAKDDCDRILAALGIEEKGDSTYSSPSWRHDIAIEEDLVEEVARHAGYENIADELPPTYGAGEYQPTEHRERVLRQTLVNIGFDEAISYSFIDAGHDEVFDLAPGIIDTASDARFVTLQDSVIEGAVRMRPTILPGLLDAVRVNLNHQRRDLKLFELGKVFASGNGEDGLPAEHEILAIALTGGEILQDRAMASRPLDLYDTTGAIQAALEALGHSDVRFAEAESRHLRSGQAASISIGEKVVGSVGRLNDEISAAYKFKQPVYLGEVNLDLVLAQPTITAVYRPLSRFPGISRDVSFAVPRSITFAEIRSAVTEQRVELCRGVDFVDVYEGKGLADTERSITIRLQYRSPERTLIEDEVEALHQQIVTTVEQNLSIKQRA from the coding sequence ATGAACATCAGCTATGACTGGCTAAAAGACCTGATCGAACTTGACCTGACTGCTGAACAAGCGGCGGCTGAACTGACGCGCGTTGGTCTGGCGGTCGAGGGCATCCATCCGCACGGCGACGATCTCGTTTTGGACATCGATCTAACCTCGAACAGGCCGGATTGCCTCTCGCATATCGGCGTGGCGCGGGAATTGGGCGTCAGCACGGGGAAACCGCTGAAATTGAGCGATTCGTCGCAGGATATTCCGGTACCAGCCGTTTTGGCAGAAAGCCTCGTAAAGATCGAGGATCCCGACCTGTGTAACCGGTTTACAGCACGAATCATCCGAAACGTAAAGGTTGGTCCGTCGCCGCAGTGGCTGGTTGACCGTTTAGAGGCTATCGGCGAACGGCCGATCAATAACATCGCGGATATTACGAATTACGTTATGCACGAGCTCGGCCAGCCGATGCATGCGTTCGATCTCGACAAATTAGCGGAGAATCGTATCGTCGTAAGGCGTGCCGGGACCGGCGAGACGATCACTACGCTCGACGAAGCGGACCGAACTCTCGACACAAGAATGCTCTGCATCTGTGACGCCGAAAAACCGGCGGCAATCGGCGGCATAATGGGCGGTTTGGCATCGTCGATAACGGAATCAACAGTTAATGTTATACTTGAGGTTGCATACTTTAACCGTGCGAATATAAGAAGTACGTCGCGACGACTAAACCTTGCCACTGAGGCAAGCTACAGATTCGAACGCGGCGTCGATATCAACAATCTGATCCGGGCATCGAATCGTGCGGCACAGTTGATCGTCGACCTCGCGGGTGGCGAATTAACCGAGTTTGTCGATGTTTTCCCGACGCAATGGACGGCAAATGAGGTCATTTCCACGGATATCTCGGCGGCGACGGCCCGTTTGACCGGCATGAATGTCGCGAAAGACGACTGTGACAGGATTCTCGCCGCCCTCGGCATTGAAGAGAAAGGAGATTCTACCTATAGTTCCCCGTCGTGGCGGCATGATATCGCTATTGAGGAAGACCTTGTCGAGGAGGTCGCCCGCCACGCCGGGTACGAGAATATCGCTGACGAGCTGCCGCCGACATACGGCGCCGGCGAATACCAGCCGACCGAGCACCGCGAGCGTGTTTTGCGGCAAACACTTGTAAACATTGGGTTTGACGAGGCTATCTCATATAGTTTTATCGATGCGGGGCACGACGAGGTGTTCGACCTTGCTCCCGGCATCATAGACACGGCGTCCGATGCAAGATTCGTGACATTGCAGGATTCCGTTATCGAGGGCGCCGTCAGGATGCGTCCAACGATACTTCCCGGCCTGCTGGACGCCGTGCGCGTAAACCTGAACCACCAACGCCGCGACCTGAAGCTCTTTGAGCTAGGAAAAGTTTTTGCTTCCGGCAACGGCGAGGACGGCCTTCCCGCTGAGCACGAGATACTGGCGATCGCACTAACGGGCGGAGAAATTCTTCAGGACCGCGCGATGGCGTCGAGGCCGCTCGATCTGTACGACACGACAGGGGCAATCCAAGCTGCTTTGGAGGCTTTAGGCCACTCCGACGTGCGGTTTGCGGAGGCAGAAAGCCGACATCTTCGGTCCGGCCAGGCAGCATCGATCAGCATAGGGGAAAAAGTTGTCGGCTCCGTTGGGCGTCTGAACGACGAGATCTCAGCCGCGTATAAGTTCAAACAGCCGGTATATCTCGGCGAAGTCAATCTTGATCTGGTCCTCGCACAGCCTACAATTACCGCCGTTTATCGACCGTTATCGCGATTTCCGGGGATCTCACGAGATGTGTCATTTGCCGTCCCAAGGAGCATTACATTCGCCGAGATCCGAAGCGCGGTCACCGAGCAGCGCGTCGAGCTCTGTCGAGGTGTTGATTTCGTGGATGTCTATGAGGGCAAAGGCTTGGCAGATACGGAGCGTTCGATAACGATCCGGCTCCAATACCGCAGCCCGGAGCGGACTCTGATCGAAGATGAGGTTGAAGCGTTACATCAGCAAATTGTCACGACAGTTGAACAGAATTTATCTATAAAACAGCGGGCCTGA
- a CDS encoding LITAF-like zinc ribbon domain-containing protein, which translates to MNTCANCGQINTAESHFCRFCGTKFTHAAPPPYPATAEPFGHAAPPRPYSWKTDEFQTKQEARRTNAFAAPLSAPMPSAGQPLVQQPPLYPAQSYRCPHCMSQFLPRIERRISTAGWITFAALLVFFFPLFWIGLLIKEDVRICPTCIGRVG; encoded by the coding sequence ATGAACACTTGTGCTAACTGCGGACAGATTAATACGGCGGAGAGCCATTTCTGCCGGTTCTGCGGAACGAAATTCACACACGCCGCGCCGCCGCCCTATCCGGCGACGGCCGAACCGTTTGGCCACGCCGCACCGCCGCGTCCGTACTCATGGAAGACGGATGAGTTTCAGACAAAGCAGGAGGCCAGACGCACAAACGCCTTCGCCGCGCCGTTGTCGGCCCCAATGCCATCGGCCGGACAGCCGCTTGTCCAACAGCCTCCGCTCTACCCGGCACAGTCATATCGATGCCCGCACTGTATGTCTCAGTTCCTGCCGCGGATCGAGAGGCGTATCTCCACCGCCGGCTGGATCACCTTTGCCGCCCTGCTCGTGTTCTTTTTTCCGCTGTTCTGGATCGGATTGCTGATCAAGGAAGATGTCCGCATTTGCCCAACCTGTATAGGCCGTGTCGGCTAA
- a CDS encoding Gfo/Idh/MocA family oxidoreductase, giving the protein MDKVKIGIVGTGYIGNVHGRIYARDARAEIAALFDIIPERMAETAKHIGGRICASREELLDHCDAVLVCAPNKTHPEIATAAVDAGKHVFCEKPFAIGIDEAAGLLAVAKSSGKVFQVGHSRRFAPLYVKLKELLSDDVPHSAHIKMNRGELLQPAWTGDTNVTGGFLYETTIHFLDQLRFQFGEIEELIAYGSQHEYPEIDEFSVIFRFRNGFHCTFASSADAGWMFPFERIEVFCHHRTIVAEEMVRLFDGQGTSADYATHSFHMLDDDARKGFAAEDAAFISSIVDGTPTAVTADDGYKAVELVEAVYESIRTGQSIRF; this is encoded by the coding sequence ATGGACAAGGTAAAGATCGGCATCGTCGGCACCGGCTATATCGGCAACGTCCACGGCCGTATCTACGCCCGCGACGCCCGTGCCGAGATCGCCGCTCTCTTTGACATCATTCCCGAACGAATGGCCGAAACCGCCAAACACATCGGCGGCCGCATCTGCGCCTCGCGCGAGGAACTATTGGACCATTGCGACGCCGTCCTTGTCTGTGCCCCAAACAAGACGCATCCCGAGATCGCCACGGCCGCCGTCGATGCCGGCAAGCACGTCTTCTGCGAAAAGCCATTTGCAATCGGCATCGACGAGGCCGCCGGGCTGCTCGCCGTCGCTAAGTCTTCCGGTAAGGTCTTTCAGGTCGGCCACAGCCGCCGTTTCGCTCCGCTTTACGTAAAGCTGAAGGAGCTTTTGTCGGACGACGTTCCCCATTCCGCCCATATCAAGATGAACCGCGGCGAACTCCTTCAGCCCGCCTGGACCGGCGATACAAATGTCACCGGCGGCTTTCTCTACGAGACGACCATACATTTTCTCGACCAGCTTCGCTTCCAGTTTGGCGAGATCGAGGAACTGATCGCCTACGGCTCACAACACGAATATCCCGAGATCGATGAGTTTTCCGTCATTTTCAGGTTCAGGAACGGATTTCACTGCACCTTTGCCTCCTCCGCCGATGCCGGCTGGATGTTTCCCTTCGAGCGCATCGAGGTTTTCTGCCACCACCGGACCATTGTCGCCGAGGAAATGGTCAGGCTCTTTGACGGCCAAGGCACGAGCGCCGACTATGCGACGCATTCCTTTCATATGCTCGACGACGACGCGCGAAAAGGCTTCGCCGCCGAGGACGCCGCGTTCATTAGCTCTATCGTGGACGGAACTCCGACGGCCGTTACCGCCGATGATGGTTACAAAGCAGTCGAACTCGTCGAGGCGGTTTACGAATCGATACGGACGGGGCAAAGCATCAGATTCTAG